GACAGACAGGTGGTTCCATAATGGCATCTATTTTCGCTATGGGTGCTCTTCTATTATagaattttttttaggTGTGTACAATGAATTAATCACTTTGTGTTCGTCAGTAGGAGTATGTGAGTAGGTATGGTAAGATCGTACGGTCTGGAGGTCTGTATGATCCGTAAGTCTGTATGATCCGTAGGGTAAGTACGCTAGTTATTATTTGCGTCGCGTCGATCCTCGTCTAGggcctttctttttttgcGTTTCAGTCGCGATCGAATTCAAGTTGGTTCTCCTTTATGATACACTGAACAAAGGAAGCCTCCTTTTCTGTCTTTCAGCTAGTGTCTTTATTTCCGTCACCATGTCTAAACAGTGGACAGTTGATCCGGCAACTCGTCGGAAATTGCTGACGCTTCAGAAACAAGGGTCCAATAAGAGATGCTTTGATTGTAACTCACCAAATCCACAATGGGCCTCACCTAAATTTGGAATTTTCATATGCTTAGAATGCGCCGGTGTTCACAGAGGACTAGGTGTTCATATCTCCTTTGTTAGATCGATCACTATGGATCAGTTTAAGCCTAAGGAgttggaaagaatggaaaaaGGTGGAAATGATAGATGTAAGGAGTACTTTGAGTCTCACGGCGTGGACCTCAGTTTACCAGCCAAGCAGAAGTATGATAACTATGTTGCTGAGGATTACAAGAAAAAGTTAACGGCTCTTGTGGAGGGCACggaatttgttgaagaagatcattcTGGTGAGTCTTTGCTTAAATCTGACAATAATAGCAATAGGAATGCTTCTAATATGAGTGCCAATATGGGCTCTGGCGTAGATGTGGATGAAAAGCAGCAGAATGAGGCCTATTTTGCTCGTCTTGGTTCTCTGAATTCTTCTAGACCAGGCGATTTACCACCTTCAAAGGGTGGGAAGTATCAGGGATTCGGCTCCGGTGGATCCATCTCCAACAATTCTACTGATGGCCAAAGGGGTGGCTCTCTAACGAAGTTCACACTGGATGCCTTCCAAAAGGATCCTATAGGTACATTTTCGAGAGGCTGGGGTTTATTCTCTACTACTGTGGCCAATTCTGTTAAAGAGGTGAATGAAACGGTTATTCAACCAGGTGTCAAGCAATTGGCCGAGAAGGATTATACCGTGCAAGCTAAAAGAGCTATGGAACAGTTTGGACAAAAAGTTCAGGAGACTGGTGCTACTTTACAACAACAGTTGGAAGGTACGCAAGATTCGCAGTCTAAGTTCACCCGTTTGTTTGATGATTTATCCTCCAATCAGGATGGTTTGGCTGAAGACGTGGATACTGATGACTCCATACAGCCAGCCTTTGGTCTTGAAAGACCCACACAGAAGACCAGTTTACCCGGATTAGGAAGCAATCCTAACTCCAAGAAGGATGATTGGGATGATAGTTGGGACGCATTTTAGATCTTAGTACACAAGATATAATAACCAAGAAATATAAAGTTAATTTGTAATTCAGGTGCTTGCTTGTGCTTGTGCTTGTGCTCTGGCTTTAATTAGGAGATCCGGCGTCAGTTGTCGTTTACGGTCTTTTTTGGTTCTCACTCGCGGCTGGTCCATCGGAAATTTCCTTTCGAGGACTTCTGAAAAATATTGAGGATGAACAAATGAGAAGCAGCAGTAGTGATGGAGCAAATGAGAAGTAGCAGTAGTGATGGAGCAAATGAGAAGTAGCAGTAAGTGATGGAGCAGTAGTGATGGAGCAAATGAGAAGTAGCTGTAGCAAATGAGATGTAGGATTGACGCTATTAAATCATTCTTATCCACTGCCGTTAGCGGCGCAAACGCGCTAATTACCGAATTAGGCAACTTTAGCTGGCTATCAATAAAAGTTATCTACTCGGAGATGACATTAACAAAGTATATAAGTTGAAGGTTTTCCACCAAAGAGGTTGCTGGATATATTTTTACTTACTCTTTTGTTAAGTTCATAAATGTCCGAGACTATTATTACCACTAGCGCCCAGAAAGTGCCAGAATCGGTGTCTCCTGCCACAGCCAGAGGCTATAAGATGGATAAGCAAGGAGCCCAGAACATCTCTATGGGTAATCCCACTCCATATCCTATTCCTACATTTGATGACCCTTatagaaaaagagaatggaTGTTAGAACATATGGCGGGTGCCTTCAGAGTTTTCGGTAGAAGAGGATTTGGCGAAGGTTCTGCTGGACATATTACTGTTAGAGACCCGGTCAatccttcaactttctGGATTAATCCTCTTGGAACACATTTCTCATTGATGAAGGCTTCTGATATGGTTCAGGTAGATCTTGATGGTAATATTATTGGTGGTAATACCAGTGCACCGATCAATGCTGCTGGTTTTGCCATTCACTCTGCATTGTACAAGCGTAGACCCGAAGTCAATGCTGCCTGTCATACCCATTCGGTTTATGGTAAGGCTTATTCGGCCTTTGGTAAACCTTTGGAAATGTTGAACCAGGATTCATGTGTATTTTATAAGAATCAGGCTGTCTATAACGATTTTGGAGGAGTTgctgttgaaaagaaagagggAGAAAACGTTGCCAAAGCTGCTGAtggtgttcaaagtgtcatCCTGAGAAATCATGGTCTCATGACTGCCGGCACTACTGTCGATGAAGCTGCCTATCTTTTTACTTTGATGGAAAGAACATGTCAATGTCAGTTGTTGGCTGATGCTGCTGAAAACGAGggtaaaaagaaaatcatTATTGGTGACGAAGAGGCTGCCTACTGTCACTTTATCGATTGTGATCCTGAAtctcttttccttgaaTTTGGTGTTGGTTTGAACTATGAAATTGCCATGGATGATAGCTTCATGACTTTTACAAACTCCAGAAAATTTAATCGGACTCCTTGAGCCAGCCGTTATTTAATATATATAGTTGAAATTATTCTGAAACTAGTACAGATACAAGGTGTTGGTCAATTTAATTACATGTCGCACTATGTCTACTTTGTTCTTATTGTATCTACACCTCAGTCTTTCTTCCCCCTCCCCCAGTGTCTCTCCCCCCCCCTATTTTTCCGCTCATGAATTTGGACGAAGACATGGCCGAGATTGAGGATCTTAGCGATCTCAGCCAAATCACAGACATTACTCTTCGACAGAGAAATACAACCTCAGGTTATGATAACTACACTacttcaacttttcagaACACCACGGGTGGAGACACTTCCAAGACTACTGTTTATCTCGTTGTCGACACGAATTTTATCGTATCGCATCTTCGATTATTGAACGATCTTCAGGCTTTACACACCTCATATAATGATACATATAGGATAATTATTCCTAAGCAAGTGATTCGAGAATTGGATGGCCTTAAAAATGCCAATAAGTATGAAGGTGGTCTTGA
The sequence above is a segment of the Brettanomyces nanus chromosome 4, complete sequence genome. Coding sequences within it:
- a CDS encoding uncharacterized protein (EggNog:ENOG41) produces the protein MSETIITTSAQKVPESVSPATARGYKMDKQGAQNISMGNPTPYPIPTFDDPYRKREWMLEHMAGAFRVFGRRGFGEGSAGHITVRDPVNPSTFWINPLGTHFSLMKASDMVQVDLDGNIIGGNTSAPINAAGFAIHSALYKRRPEVNAACHTHSVYGKAYSAFGKPLEMLNQDSCVFYKNQAVYNDFGGVAVEKKEGENVAKAADGVQSVILRNHGLMTAGTTVDEAAYLFTLMERTCQCQLLADAAENEGKKKIIIGDEEAAYCHFIDCDPESLFLEFGVGLNYEIAMDDSFMTFTNSRKFNRTP
- a CDS encoding uncharacterized protein (BUSCO:EOG093428TX), with amino-acid sequence MSKQWTVDPATRRKLLTLQKQGSNKRCFDCNSPNPQWASPKFGIFICLECAGVHRGLGVHISFVRSITMDQFKPKELERMEKGGNDRCKEYFESHGVDLSLPAKQKYDNYVAEDYKKKLTALVEGTEFVEEDHSGESLLKSDNNSNRNASNMSANMGSGVDVDEKQQNEAYFARLGSLNSSRPGDLPPSKGGKYQGFGSGGSISNNSTDGQRGGSLTKFTLDAFQKDPIGTFSRGWGLFSTTVANSVKEVNETVIQPGVKQLAEKDYTVQAKRAMEQFGQKVQETGATLQQQLEGTQDSQSKFTRLFDDLSSNQDGLAEDVDTDDSIQPAFGLERPTQKTSLPGLGSNPNSKKDDWDDSWDAF